The DNA segment GTCAAATGcatatgataaaataatttattattacacTTATCACATGTCACTTTTGCTTATAATTATTCTGATATGACATGATGCTATGATGTCAGAAGTGATCTATGTTAAATCATATATTACTTATGGCTGATCTTGTTTAGTTTCCAGGTACATCCCAAGATATACCTTTAGCTGGTTGGTGAAACCCATGTGGTTGATCATAAGTATGTATACTTTCTTTCTTATTCTTTCTAATTTGGACTCAAATATTGATAAACagaacattaattttttttatgtagaatTTCTTCACAGAGCAGCTGATCTGACTCTGGTTCCATCTGCTGCCATAGCGGGGGATCTCCTAGCAGCTAGAGTCACAGCAGGTGAACATAAAACCCCCTTATCTAGTCTTTTTAGCTATTCTTAATTGGTAATAGCATCTGAAAATATGCATTTCTCGGTGTGCCTACTGTTATGCTGCAAAAATTTGACGGAGTCTTTCCCGTGTTGGAATCCAGCTAACAAGATTCGTCTTTGGAACAAGGGTGTTGATTCTGAAAAATTCCATCCCCAATACCGCTCCTATGAAATGCGATTAAGACTAAGGTTTGGACCttccttttttcctttttcacttGTGTTCGAGTTTTGttaatgatggcatttcatccTATTCTTAAGCATTTGTCATGCAGCGATGGTGAACCGGAGAAACCCTTGATAGTTCATGTTGGACGGCTTGGAGTAGAGAAGAGTTTAGATTTTCTCAAAAGGTAGTGAACATCATTATGAAATTTGCATAACTTTGAGAAGTATTTGCATTCAAAATTTCCAGTCAATCTTAAAAATCCAGCATATGAACTAAGAGCAGCAAAAACTGCTTATTGTTGGTTACTGATGTATCAATGCTAAAAGAGGACTAATTGCTTTTGGCAGGCTTATGGATAGGCTTCCTGATGCCCGAATTGCTTTCGTTGGCGATGGACCATACAGGTGACTAGTTCTGACACCCCTTCTAAAAAAACCCTGTTTGGTGCTTTTGTCCACATCTCATGCTTTTATGATATATATTTTACTCCCCTAACTCTATAGATAAAGCAATGTTAACATAAAGACTTTGACAACTTCTAGTAATATGAGTTAACTACCAGGGAGGAGCTAGAGAAAATGTTTGAAGGTATGCCTGCAGTGTTCACTGGGATGTTAGGAGGGGAAGAACTGTCCCAAGCATATGCTAGTGGAGATGTGTTTGTCATGCCTTCAGAGTCAGAGACACTTGGTCTTGTGGTTTTGGAAGCCATGTCTTCAGGGATACCTGTGGTGGCAGCACGTGCTGGAGGTATTCCCGATATTATCCCTGCAGATCAAGACGGAAAAACTAGCTATCTGTATAATCCTGGAGATCTTGAAGATTGCTTGAGCAAACTAAGGCCACTTTTGCAGAACAAAGTGTTAAGAGAAACCATGGCAAAAGCTGCGCGTGAAGAGATGGAGAAGTATGATTGGAAGGCTGCCACACAAAAGATTCGCAACGAGCAATACAATGCTGCCATTTGGTTCTGGCGCAAGAAAAGGGCTCAACTGTTGAGACCCTTCCAATGGCTGTCAAAACGGTTTTCCCCATCACCACAAGTCAACTAAGGTAATGCAACCTCACCTTCCAAGCTTAGGCTGGTTCCTTGCATTGGATTCACGGAAGACTTGTTTGAGAT comes from the Phaseolus vulgaris cultivar G19833 chromosome 8, P. vulgaris v2.0, whole genome shotgun sequence genome and includes:
- the LOC137824239 gene encoding sulfoquinovosyl transferase SQD2-like, producing the protein MRATAITINPSFSPPFCSSSSSPHPTRFQRFKSAELKPITLSCIGARLCSFQGLKATGGRKSFVLEAGNIITAEVDSLGEGENEGALLGSENEGNSRPRRIALFVEPSPFAYVSGYKNRFQNFIRCLREMGDEVMVVTTHEGVPQEFHGAKLIGSWSFPCPLYQKVPLSLALSPRIISEVARFKPDIIHASSPGIMVFGALIIAKLLCVPIVMSYHTHVPVYIPRYTFSWLVKPMWLIIKFLHRAADLTLVPSAAIAGDLLAARVTAANKIRLWNKGVDSEKFHPQYRSYEMRLRLSDGEPEKPLIVHVGRLGVEKSLDFLKRLMDRLPDARIAFVGDGPYREELEKMFEGMPAVFTGMLGGEELSQAYASGDVFVMPSESETLGLVVLEAMSSGIPVVAARAGGIPDIIPADQDGKTSYLYNPGDLEDCLSKLRPLLQNKVLRETMAKAAREEMEKYDWKAATQKIRNEQYNAAIWFWRKKRAQLLRPFQWLSKRFSPSPQVN